The Primulina tabacum isolate GXHZ01 chromosome 1, ASM2559414v2, whole genome shotgun sequence genome contains the following window.
ATATTactttgaatcataagtttaccttaAGACACTGATGTGTTCCTGTTTTCACCTGATGTCTAATCTTGGTTAGCTCTTTTTGTAAACATTCCAAAGTTTTGGAATaaataatgtaaatttttaatCTAGATCATATGTTAGGATCcataatttttgagaaaatcttatcctcaaatatttaattacataataataataataatattgtatGTTTGGAATAATTTTacatcggctctgataccatttctAGCTCAATTATAACAAGGATATTTTTGATCACTTTGTAAAATTTGGGAGTTCGAACTAAATTTTTTGTCATAGAGAGTAAAACCTAAGTTGAAActtaaattgataaaaaaaaattccctaATTTACCTTAATTCCTTTCAAGTatcaactaaaaaaaatattcaatataaaacaatgtttttaaaaaagtacCACAAAACAAAATCTACACAAACAAAAGCTCATGTAGTTAGTAGAGTAGGTGAACGTTTGACCCATGGTCAGTAGTTCGATTCCTTCTACTAATATTTTCTTAGACGAGCTAGTCGCATAGAGTTTGTCCAGTGTAATTTACTTGATTGACGTGATTTATAGATTACTGCGTTATCCTTGAGTTTACCCAATGTCTATTGAATACAGAGACTATGGGTTCCATCatgtaaaaacaaaaaacaaaacccAACAAAAGTTGAAATGTGTACTCtacatttttatttcaaaataatattttagcaAATGAACATTGTGACAAATTTTTGTAAGATTATAATTCTTTTATATGAGCAAACATTATGATTGATCATCTGATACATACttaaatgggagaatattaaaAAGGAGGTATTaaattgtaacgtcccaaaaatttaaaggtccacgtgaaccacatgcatgtaagttatcaaatttcttatgtattgtaattaatttattttaattgcattaaatgcatgtttaagtcaagatttcatgtttatttgaatatattactagaatgcataaaactgtgtttcaAAAGggtattcgagacgcgatcgagtaACGAAGACTGGGGACcataagggaaaatattttgctgaatgattatttttaattatttaatatatgacatattttaatatgtatttcagaaaatgaagtattttgatgtgtttttacgcgccgagtcgtattttaaaccggcaATCAAGTTTTGACGAAAATAAGGACATTTTGGAGGCCCATATAATATTTTCGAGAAGcaacctaaacaaaatattttaattacaatcTAATGGGCCTGTTATACTAGGTTATTAAGCCTAGCTTGCTACACAagtatttatataaattaaaagccttccaaaaccctaaacctactacacaaacacacacacacacatacacaaatGCAAGGACTCTCCATCatcacacaaacacacacacacactgaaTTTTTGAGAGGAAAATCACGTGAATAGTGAAGAATTTCAGCAAGGTTCTCCCTACATCGACGTCCCTCGCATTGCAAGTCGTTTTTCGTGAGTAATAAACACAAAGGCAtgccttaatcttccttcactcATCTTTTACAACATATTTTATGTTTGATACATGATCGCATGAAAAACACGGcacaatttttatattttcgtttttatggcataaacatgataaaactagagtttcatcttttaaaactaTTTCTTATGTTGCACAATGGGGGTTGCCATGGTAGGGATATGGGAAGAGAtattttccacatgtttaagggtccttaGGTGCATGTTTAAAGGTTGGACAAGGTATGGCAAAATATTGAACGAAAATTTGAGTTTTTGATAAACTAGGGTTTTCAAATTTTGGGTTCTAGAAGGGCAAGGCTGTGTGCTGCATATGGGACACGTACAGGGGTCTCAAGAGGGTTGTATGATGGTCCTAGATGGGTTAAAGGGGTGCTGGTTTAAGGAGGAGGGTTGTAGGCATGAAGGTTGGGGTCGCGCATGCCATGAGAATCGAGTTTGGGGATTGTGGGTTCTAGATCCTTTAAGCTCGGTCCAGCAGGGTTTCTAGGGTtcagtcatggtcctaggaaggGTCCATAGGGAATGGTCTGGTTGGTTGAGTGCTAATGCCGAAGGGGTGCATAGAAAGTTAAGCTAAGGTTTCGAGATAATAGGTGCAGAAAATCCAGCAAGGTTCTAGGCTTGTTCAAGGGTTATAATTGGCTTTATTTGGGTTGTATAtggtatggttaggtgttaataagctatggttcaaaTTTTGTaaggtttggttaagttttggatCAATACGGGTTAAAACTGAGGCGTAGGGTTGAACTTTAAAACGAATTGAGAAATTATTCTAGGATCTTAAGTagcgtctaagaaatatttattggTGTATTCTAAGGTAATATGTTAAGTTTGAatggatttgggtcgtcgttttatGGTCTACGGATAAATtgagaaagttagggtttcagtggcaaaatggtcattttacacctggaaAATGTTAGACGTGcgggcagtgccctgaatgctgtaataaatgttaaactgtttattttaaatgtttatgaaattttatgatgaaacattaatactaaaagacgtgttgcatgctttgttttaaaataaaaatgatatatatatgcatgcatttttataagtggtgaaagtgatgaaatgtcgaaggaggtgacttgattgtgacataaaatgatatgattggggatatcgtgagggaaaaagcccCAGAGAGAACCTGTCCATGGAAGAAagtcccagagggagcccagaatgcgggaaaaggcccagagggagcccatttacatGAGAaagccccagagagagcccgatgatcgtattttcatcgaaatgatatgatgatatgtaaggccaaagcTCAGTTGACAGATGAGACTGTTACTGATGTCCCCATCGCCTGGTAGCATGATTAtacgtagatagatccatctaaCTACAGCTGAAACGAAGTCACAATTAactatctgaattcaataaaaagacaaaatatatatatatgctgaaaggaaatgtttatgatgaaatgtttaaagttatgcatattcatgaaaagctattttattaaaagtatttttcattgttgcatgtgaatatatatgtattacttgctatcatggttAATGGTTTGATGAGTCATTAGATTTgcctaggtgtgatcgatgcaggtgagcataatTTTGATGAatgacttgatggttgaactagctggactgatgTTGTACATAACCCGATAACCTTTGCTATTTTTCCGcattacgtttatgatttaagttcaCTTAAGATTTTATaacttatgatgcttttgagataTTTTGAGGGATTACGATGTCtatgatttattatgaaaaatgctagttttaggtttggttgacgatttacgttttcatgttttgaattgcatttttgtgatttttaaataattagttgGTGACATAATTTTTAAACGGTGCAaaatatttctatatatatgtatgtggtTCGGCCGaataatttagaaatttttttctagtatattttaaagaaaaactagtagtagacgtttcataaATTTAACGTGTACTatgtttcattttattttatgatgttTAGGAAAATTTGCGTTAAATATTAAAAAGAGATTATCAATTTCAATGCTGATAGTCATGAGCTTCTCATTACATTTATATTATAAGTCActtgaaaattacaaatttctaGCTAGTGATTTATCAGTTTCATTAAATTGCGACATACCTTTctaatcacatgcaacttcatGATTTTAGAGGTAGTTGAGTTCcttgttaaaaaaatatctcATCATACACTTGCGTATTTGTTTGAATTTAACCAAATGTACTTGGGTAGATCACTTTCAATATTTATGCAATCCTTAAATCAATCAATTTCTAATTTTGGAGGTATATTTCATTAAACTTTggataataaaattaatttggtTTAACCATGGAACCATGATTTTCAAATTGTAATCTTATTTAGACTAAATTTCATTTGAgacagtgaaaaataatatttttaatacgaaaaataattttttttcatgaatcagatttgatatgatatttatcTACCAAAATTTACTCATAAAAAAGTCTCataaattttttgtgttttattataTCGAGTAAATTGATAATTTCATATGAGATAAGTTGTACCAattcatatttataaaaaaattcgaaTCGAATTAGAAATTTGtggtaaaaatatcaaattaatttttttatatataaacaatTAATCGCCTTCTCTTTAACATCCCCCGCTTTCTCCTTGTATAATTAATATAATGTTCTTTGCTTTCGCACGCACCAAATCCATTATTGTTTTTCACCTTTTTATCTCTCTCAATCTCATCCCTCAAATTTCGCCACTGGTCTCCTCCTTGTAAAATTTCGCATGAAATGATCGCATTTTCTTATGTTGATCGATCTTGTTTTCGAGTAACTTCATCGAGGATTATTGATGACTCTGTGAATTGTGGATTTCTAGCTCAGGCTTTGTATCCTTGTCTAGGATGTAGTCCGCGGAAAGGAGGAATATTGTCTCTTGATTGATGTTTTTCATTTGATTTCTTGGATCCAATATTGAACCGTTAGTCTTCCAGTTTCTTGAATTATTTTGGGTTTCTGCGGATGTTTTATCTCTGCCGTTCGTTgagattttgggtttaataataTCGATCAAGCTTGTAAATTGGAGAGGGTTATTGATTTAAGTGGAACTGTTGGAATTGGGGACTTAATTATTTGAATCGATTGCCATGGATCATGTCGTGGGTGGAAAATTTAAGCTTGGGAGAAAAATTGGGAGTGGTTCATTCGGTGAACTTTATTTAGGTACTTAATTCTAGTTTTGGTAATGAGCAGTTGGAAACTTGTCTATGGTTTATCTCTTTTGTATCTATAAAGATTCTTTTTCCTTAATTGATGTAGGAGTGAGTATACCGAATGGAGAAGAAGTAGCCGTCAAGTTGGTAAGCTTCCTTGCTTATTATAGTGTCTTCCTTTTGACCATCCTCTTTGTTGTAGTTAAGTTTGGAGCAAGGAATCACATAAATTGATGAATATCAAAGatgaaatttttaatattacATTCGAAATCTTGGATCTATGTTTTTCTCTACCCATGATCCCTTGCTAGTTCAGAAACTTGTATATAACAAGTACAGACGTTTATAAACCACATCAATGGAATCGGCCTTTATTTCCAAGGAGAATTAAGAGTGTTGTCGGTggaaaagtttattttcttgtagAAACGTGGTTAAAAACATATTGATGTCCGTGCTACCACACCAAATTTGAACTAATGTTGCTTGGAAAACTTTACCCTGCtgacataaaaaaataagtTGGTATTTTATCAAGGAAAAACTAGCAGCCATGGATTATCTGATGTTGAAGAGATCACAATCTTATGCAGCTCATTTTAATAAGCTATTTTCTCTGTTTCGCATTAGCTCCTCTACaactttttttttagattttttttgaaaagctCGAGTGTTTGTTGGTAAAAAGTTGACAGGATGTGTGTTGATGCTATGTTCACAAGTAAAATATAGTTGCCactttgatattttatcatattaCCATGCGCTCCAGGAATCAGTGAAGACCAAGCACCCTCAACTTCATTATGAATCAAAAATTTATATGCTTCTCCAAGGAGGAAGTAAGTTGCTCTATCACAAGTACAAATGCACATAACTAGAGAGATTCTTGTAAGATATCATTCGCGGATGTACATTCTGATGTACAATAACCTGTGATTTGATCACCGTTGACTCTGTATTGTTAACATTATTATGTAATTTTATCCTTTTACACATCTCAGCAAATTATCAATTTGAGATATTGTTAAGAGTTTCTTATCATGTCTTTTGGTCGTATAATCTGTAGCAGGCACTTCTCAAGAATAACTTACTTTCTATGCACAAAAGTCAATTTTCATGTTGGCTTTTCTCTAGTGGGGTTTTTTGGGGCTAAGGAGGTGAAGTGGGATGCCTGTGATTATATATTGAACTCACCAAAAACCTCAAGAGGATTGAAACTTCGACCCTTCTTCATCCTTTGTTTTTCTCTGGGTTTGGGACTTGGAAGGAAGCATCTTAACTACATGCAGATTGCAGATTGTTTATTAACAAGATGATCATTTTATCAAAATGATTTTCGTATGAAGTATGAGTGCTATTATATTCACTTGTTCTTATGAACATAATTTTATGACACTTTCTATTGTCATGTAGATGGTGTTCCCAACCTGAAATGGTTTGGAGTCGAGAGTGAATACAATGTCATGGTCATAGATCTTCTGGGACCAAGTCTGGAAGATCTCTTTAATTATTGTAATAGGAAGTTCTCCTTGAAAACAGTATTAATGCTCGCAGATCAACTAGTAAGTAATTGGAAAAAATTGCAAGTCTTTTCTTAGGTCGTTAGTGTATCCATTGAACTTTATGATTTGTCTAATATTGTAAATTACTTTCAGATTAATAGAGTTGAGTACATGCATTCTAGAGGTTTTCTTCACCGTGATATAAAGCCTGACAATTTTTTGATGGGATTAGGGCGTAAAGCAAATCAGGTTTGTTTTTCTATCGCTGTCAGTCTTGAAAGTGTTTTGATGGGCTTGCGCTGGTAGTTCTGTTGCTCCATCTGTTTCTCATCGGATATGGAACAtcagaattaaaaaaaatgggtATAATTGACCATTTTCCACACATAACGATGAACGAAGTATAATGAATATTGGATATACTCTAACTGCTGCAGCGgataaatttcagtttttagtTGAGGTGTAATTTCTACAGTACATTCTGTGTGAAGCTATAAGAGTTATTGCATTTGGTTTCTTTGCTAGTGTTTTTGTGTTTAGTTTCTTCTTTGAATAATTGACAACAAAATGTCTTTCCTATTATTCCAAACTATTGGCTTTCTTGACTTTTGCTTTTGTGGATGTTAAATACTAATGATGCAGTACAATTGATGCATTCACCTCATTGCTTTTGGCATGGTGTTGGTATCATTTTTACTGATGCTTGAGGTAATTGTTACAGGTATACATCATTGATTTTGGTCTTGCCAAAAAATATAGGGATCTACAGACTCATAAGCACATACCCTACAGGTGCTTTTCCCATGTATTTTGAATATGGAAAATTTTcatctattttattttacatCATCTGTGATATGTTATGTCGATTTTTGTCAAGCTATTAAATGTTGTTGATTATCAATTAACCCTTTGTTTATTCGTTTACTCTGACCGATTGTAGATTCTGAACTTTTTAAGACCTATACAGTGCCTAGTCTGGTAATACTACTTGGTTTTTGGATTTTGGTTTTTAAGGCTGACAAGGATAGTTTAACATGATTCATTTTCACGCTATGGTTGCATCATACCTGAGATGTGACAAAAGCATGGAGTTTAACATTTTTATTGTGATTGTAGCCATTAGACTACATCCTTGGTGGGTCTATGAATTTTGCAGTTATGATTTGCATGAGTGTTAACCATGTCTGAAGGTTATGGTTTGCTCTTATAATGTAATCACATGCATCTGAGAGTTTCTTGCAGTTTAGTTAACTTGGATATATTAATtgatgaatttcttgaacttttATTTCAGGGAAAATAAGAATCTAACTGGCACTGCTCGCTATGCTAGTGTCAATACACATCTTGGTGTTGGTAGGTGATGCATCATGCATCATATGAATGTTCCCTATCCAGAAAATAGGTTTTTGTAGgggtttatgatttattttccTTCATCTGTTTGTGATTTAATTATGATTGCAGAACAAAGCCGAAGAGATGATCTGGAATCCCTTGGTTATGTCcttatatattttcttagagGAAGGTTGGTTGAACATGTGGGATTTCGGCCATATATAATTTCCGATATCTCCCACATAGTCACGAATCTTTTTATCCTGTACTTACTTGGAAATGTTTTCTAGTCTTCCCTGGCAGGGACTCAAAGCTGGCACCAAAAAGCAGAAATACGACAAGATTAgtgaaaagaaaatgttgactCCTATAGAGGTTAAAAAAATTGTGTATAATTTGTATATTTTTATCATGGTGGCATCATTGTTTGAAACATATGGTTTAGGGTTTATATTTGACTTGAAAATGTAGAAACCTTGCTGGTTTTATTTGCATAACCTGATTAAATCATTTTGGCCAGTGCCCTTCCTGGATTCTTTGGTTTGCTTCGTTATAAGAATTGCAGCGAGTTCACTTGATATGTAATTATTACAGGTGCTGTGCAAATCATATCCATCAGAgttcatatcatattttcattattGCCGATCGTTAAGATTTGAAGACAAACCGGATTATTCTTACTTGAAAAGGCTCTTCCGGGACTTATTTATCCGTGAAGGTACTGAAAGCTTTAGCTGTCATTATATTAAGGATTTCCAGATTTCTGGCCTTACAGTTTGCAATCTTCGTGTAGGTTACCAATTCGACTATGTATTTGATTGGACCATCTTGAAATATCCTCACATTGGTGCTAGTTCCAGAGCAAGAGTGAGTGTTTGATATTTTTAAGTTGGTtgctcttttcttttgttttaatttAGTAATTGGTGTAATCTTCCTGCAGAATCCCACTGGCAATGCAGTGGCTGGAACGTCTGGTGAAAGACCAGTGAGAACTTCAGGTATCTCACTTTCACCAAAATGAGCTCACGTTCATGTAAATTTTTTGATATCATTTTTCTCACAGATATCTTTTATCTATATATAGTATAAGAGCATCCTATACTAACTACATGAAGTCGTGGTTTAATTTTAGATTTACCTAAAACTCTCTCCATCTTATCAAAATAACTTCGTAGATTTACTAtattaacattttttaaaatatttttttcactcctaaatttaaaaatttataacttttatttaaaattttaaaaaaactacttcattctttatttatttttttttatgaaagatGCGTATGCCGCGATCTGCTAGTATTAATAATAGTGGACACATTCAAGTAGCTTAAATATATATGCTGAatcattaaattatattatatttataaatgttgaatttagcttgattgatatttttatgatttgttcaGTTGGACAAGATATTCGAGATAGATTTTCAGGTGCGGTTGAAGCTTTCtctagaagaaatatttcaggGTCTGGGCGACATGGTGAATATACAAGACACAGAACATCAGAAGTTGTGCCTTCATCCAAGGATGTGGTATTTACTCTTACCCCTTCCCATCAAAAATCAATCATCAAGATTTGAGAGAACTGCTTCCTGATATTTGTAACAGATGGTTAATATACTATAAATTGTAGCTCCATTTGATATTTTGGACCTATTTTCTGGTTTATCATTTGCAGCAGCAGCAACCTGAATCAGAAAAAGGCCGTAGTTCTCGAAATGGCAACTCTTCAAAGAAGGCTGTTGTTTCAACCTTCAGACCAAGTTCCTCTGGTGATCTCACTAATTGGCAATCAAGCAGGCTGGTTTCGGGCAATGGTCGTTTATCTACAACGCAAAGACTTCAGTCCGGAACCGGAATGGAACTCAAACCATCATCTTTCTCTCGCTCAGCTGCTGCAGTAACTTCAAAAGCCACTCGGGACGACCCTCTACGAAGCTTCGAGTTCCTCTCGATCAGGAAGTAAAACTTGTGAGTGAATTATATTTGGTAAAGTAAGTAAACGTGGAGCGCATTCTTTCTGTGTAGATGTAAAATGCTTGCATCAAcagatatattatatatatcactCTGTCAACTGTATTTTCTTGATCAGGTTTTTGTTTTAGAATTCTTATATGTTGTAATGCTTACAGTATACTCGTAACTCGTCCAAGGAATTGATGAGTTCTATGCGGCACTTTAATATTTTTACAAGACAATAAATAGTTGTTTCTCTAAGAAATTATGTTTATATATGGTATCGTCTTCGTGCCCCTTGTGcgttttctttttctttagaCAGGTATACATCATCTATATTATTACATTATTAAATATAGATCCTTGGAATAACtaccaaaaaatatttaattccataataatcatttttatcatactAAAAACCTTCTCAACTCAATACATATTTTATATAGAAAAAATCTAAACatttctttttgaaaaataattttgtgttaattgtttaatattatttgatcaaattaaaaataataataacacctAAAACACGTATGTATATTTTATTAGTTAAAATAATACATAGCAAGAAGTGACAGCTTTGTGAACAAACCGATAATCTTGTGCGATATTTGGTTTATTTTGAGTATTATGATTTTTTGGGTAAAAGATTTTGGGAAACATTTTTGGGGTTTCaaaagatgaaaaaaaaaattctactataaattttatataatttttaaaaatagattCCATTCTCcttttaaaaccaaactaatCAACGAGTTTATCCATTGAGACAAGTTAGACTCACAATTTTGTCTCTTTAAATGAAATGATTCACAA
Protein-coding sequences here:
- the LOC142545045 gene encoding casein kinase 1-like protein 10 isoform X2; this encodes MDHVVGGKFKLGRKIGSGSFGELYLGVSIPNGEEVAVKLESVKTKHPQLHYESKIYMLLQGGNGVPNLKWFGVESEYNVMVIDLLGPSLEDLFNYCNRKFSLKTVLMLADQLINRVEYMHSRGFLHRDIKPDNFLMGLGRKANQVYIIDFGLAKKYRDLQTHKHIPYRENKNLTGTARYASVNTHLGVEQSRRDDLESLGYVLIYFLRGSLPWQGLKAGTKKQKYDKISEKKMLTPIEVLCKSYPSEFISYFHYCRSLRFEDKPDYSYLKRLFRDLFIREGYQFDYVFDWTILKYPHIGASSRARNPTGNAVAGTSGERPVRTSVGQDIRDRFSGAVEAFSRRNISGSGRHGEYTRHRTSEVVPSSKDVQPESEKGRSSRNGNSSKKAVVSTFRPSSSGDLTNWQSSRLVSGNGRLSTTQRLQSGTGMELKPSSFSRSAAAVTSKATRDDPLRSFEFLSIRK
- the LOC142545045 gene encoding casein kinase 1-like protein 10 isoform X1, coding for MDHVVGGKFKLGRKIGSGSFGELYLGVSIPNGEEVAVKLESVKTKHPQLHYESKIYMLLQGGNGVPNLKWFGVESEYNVMVIDLLGPSLEDLFNYCNRKFSLKTVLMLADQLINRVEYMHSRGFLHRDIKPDNFLMGLGRKANQVYIIDFGLAKKYRDLQTHKHIPYRENKNLTGTARYASVNTHLGVEQSRRDDLESLGYVLIYFLRGSLPWQGLKAGTKKQKYDKISEKKMLTPIEVLCKSYPSEFISYFHYCRSLRFEDKPDYSYLKRLFRDLFIREGYQFDYVFDWTILKYPHIGASSRARNPTGNAVAGTSGERPVRTSVGQDIRDRFSGAVEAFSRRNISGSGRHGEYTRHRTSEVVPSSKDVQQQPESEKGRSSRNGNSSKKAVVSTFRPSSSGDLTNWQSSRLVSGNGRLSTTQRLQSGTGMELKPSSFSRSAAAVTSKATRDDPLRSFEFLSIRK